A DNA window from Procambarus clarkii isolate CNS0578487 chromosome 3, FALCON_Pclarkii_2.0, whole genome shotgun sequence contains the following coding sequences:
- the LOC123760900 gene encoding uncharacterized protein: protein MGDRSLPPQVDGHPQGRLDLIFGRPAIFPPAKPTQSYIFTFRWWGDTRPCILRLPPEKSEARITYYVTCGPQSFRQYLCDSKSLHVNLKIGGGDNTEAVEDGRISSGKQMQSPRKAECDTPRQKLLRRQLRLKKGWQDGDVIGIFILPDLKLNSRGDYVYEGRIIDSCADIIGTVVVTMVFMEGTLEDFQQIKIQNEEQSYLHENNTQGKTDDAKSKPRASGIPILGSHGSKSLKTRTEGYRPRSRSGSFRDSLRQKCDKLRSPKKHEENALDLGTQEKENQAPHRTKAGSFTKVGREDTLQQDKLQVWKHSNLQAENQVNPHVKETDNSPLGQQACVPGLPLVGWEETSQVMKQVGREGNAHGMSHGSPHGVRHVIPQVTPRKNSQVTQQDSPQVVRRERKSQDGIFARERPASWGLYPLLDGADPHSLVDSGAVKAEDLPILLQVLRGRSPNLEISNLDPETQKLLDGLDLSTSSISADSSGRKTSHIQESGTENHTGKARSPMYSVFKSAQNDNVNFSGVSMTSGIWPLEEGKNASEKSKILAPKSAMDKIISRDNSKFGSPRRVQQGMNARTKIPTSQVNRTPVKACRTLISHTVTDEKPPFPVKDLIMDSKDIKESVNCEKIAPSKYGSEDEGSVLIVDIGTLILAPPLLPPKPLNNAEKVSGVRVMHRSRVCYLTTLDVNLPGLDIPPEWEMAQTCASRQLVDHEINYNVREVLRLPPATALEVLRGHLIVRCVCRRLGERDSEEVGSASISLMDLWQLNGSQVNVPLFRTQVHSGQDSLTRRQGKKGKKREECIEESFAQLTFTARLGLALGRTAGQNDGKLENLDIPSKAFEKFENSSEASPDCLTRRVHLASKSSEDIYNSEKLSERDVAHRFLDSPTYLNLGNDRHPITDKRQSNHHLKPRLTIPDDSVQGSAFNSIYAPTHINSNEKVSRGIWQYPASQSKVEIVNSILGHSFESKTLGSNDTAFQGYHGSFLTGINGYENPNNKPIESGGESPCIRTASEFTADFINYDSLSQKPAIELKREERGGTCRIHLEILKGRNLPLLEGPDGTPRPPNSYVRTTIGSHNILTNVYQESDNPVWSFATDVLLPYSQLTQTDGSLILKVHHTQVCHRTSVEDLLLGFVCVDATSIWSGHVSLCGWYPLLDLRGAVRGHVKVSLTPHEPPQTITPTSHWFSVSLQEHTSYYPPSSPCQSRHSYPQYTTHASEVHSEPQHLYSRNDTGIPTIASLDRSSSAFSQLSPRSRRRNYSQAGQCMQDHSSVETGRVSNPNLDSHLYTNFSSVVDSESVTDDHIVHNESGSGNEISQSFVGVPDDDHSHYLSRKTSNIPIFSHNKISDKTSNVISDKAKQNSALPKVLYKEDENVCPNTSVVSQGYCRHKGSIIVKGVNADFNEASHLMETPLKDTSNYSSCKHPSERENVKMFKDSIILSHFQMQKKNEMSKESKVKKELIPSNIPPGGKCELNNKGSISSTGKEYSSTDNQQLVADQKLSENRPSSCLKVPGSPSLRAKHVTFAHKLVHHQCNDAENGDHCSQDKTNRRLQLFSQMSRTPQATSPEISTDCNIDKEGRRTGTSRGQIVSQPTKVEESDLQVVPCREGDTQIVTTTVSVQGSKTLNAVPSYGIPTSCDKNRADLIMAFSWMNQTSGYDTPCVSYIESKQQPKQNSQKSYGNCTSSDSAPSADIRKTSIEPNSILQKKSRKFRSRLAANFSLK, encoded by the exons ATGGGAGACCGAAGTCTGCCTCCTCAAGTGGACGGGCATCCACAG GGTCGCCTTGATCTCATTTTTGGGCGTCCTGCAATATTCCCACCTGCAAAACCTACACAGTCATATATCTTCACATTCCGGTGGTGGGGTGATACAAGACCCTGTATTTTACG ACTTCCTCCAGAGAAAAGTGAAGCAAGAATCACATACTATGTCACATGCGGTCCTCAGTCATTTCGTCAGTATCTCTGTGACAGCAAAAGCTTACATGTGAATCTCAAGATAGGTGGAGGAGACAATACGGAAGCAGTGGAAGATGGCAGAATATCTTCTGGGAAGCAAATGCAAAGCCCAAGAAAAGCTGAATGCGACACACCAAGACAAAAGTTACTCAGGCGTCAGCTAAGACTTAAAAAAGGATGGCAGGATGGTGATGTTATAGGGATCTTTATACTTCCAGATTTAAAGTTGAATTCACGAGGGGACTATGTCTATGAAGGTCGAATTATAGATTCTTGTGCTGACATAATTGGTACAGTTGTTGTCACCATGGTCTTTATGGAAGGTACTCTTGAAGATTTCCAACAAATAAAGATCCAGAATGAagaacaatcttatctccatgaAAACAATACGCAAGGAAAGACGGATGATGCCAAGTCTAAACCGCGTGCATCGGGAATTCCAATTTTGGGGTCACATGGTAGCAAGTCTTTGAAAACGCGAACAGAAGGTTACAGACCAAGAAGTCGAAGTGGCAGCTTCAGAGATTCACTCAGACAAAAGTGTGATAAATTAAGATCTCCTAAGAAACATGAAGAAAATGCTCTTGATTTAGGAACTCAGGAGAAAGAAAACCAGGCACCACATAGAACAAAAGCTGGCAGTTTCACAAAAGTGGGAAGAGAAGATACTTTACAGCAAGATAAACTTCAAGTTTGGAAACATAGTAATTTACAAGCTGAAAATCAAGTTAATCCACATGTTAAAGAGACAGATAATTCACCTTTAGGGCAACAAGCGTGTGTTCCAGGGCTCCCACTAGTGGGATGGGAAGAAACTTCACAAGTAATGAAACAAGTTGGACGTGAAGGAAATGCACACGGGATGTCACATGGAAGCCCTCACGGGGTACGTCACGTGATACCTCAGGTAACACCGAGGAAGAATTCACAGGTGACACAACAGGACAGCCCACAAGTTGTGCGCAGAGAGAGAAAATCTCAAGATGGTATTTTTGCCAGGGAACGGCCAGCAAGTTGGGGTCTGTATCCTCTGTTAGATGGAGCTGATCCACATTCTTTAGTTG ATTCAGGTGCAGTCAAGGCTGAGGACCTTCCTATCCTTTTGCAAGTTTTAAGAGGCCGGTCACCCAACCTTGAAATTTCCAATCTGGATCCTGAGACCCAAAAGCTCCTTGATGGCCTTGATCTCTCCACTAGCTCTATTAGTGCTGATTCTTCTGGGAGAAAAACATCTCACATTCAGGAATCTGGAACAGAAAACCATACAGGAAAGGCCAGGAGCCCAATGTACAGTGTATTTAAGAGTGCTCAAAATGATAATGTTAATTTCTCAGGGGTATCCATGACCTCTGGAATATGGCCATTGGAAGAAGGCAAAAATGCTTCAGAAAAAAGTAAAATTTTGGCTCCCAAATCAGCGATGGACAAGATCATTTCACGCGATAACTCAAAATTTGGATCACCGCGAAGAGTTCAGCAAGGCATGAATGCACGAACAAAAATTCCTACGTCACAGGTTAACAGAACTCCTGTAAAAGCTTGTCGAACACTCATATCACATACAGTGACAGACGAGAAACCACCTTTCCCAGTCAAGGACTTAATTATGGATTCAAAGGACATTAAAGAAAGCGTTAATTGTGAAAAGATAGCTCCAAGTAAATATGGATCAGAAG ACGAGGGATCGGTGCTGATAGTCGACATAGGAACACTAATTCTGGCACCGCCATTGTTGCCTCCAAAGCCCTTGAATAACGCAGAAAAGGTTTCTG GTGTTCGAGTGATGCACCGTAGCCGTGTGTGTTATTTAACAACTTTAGACGTAAATCTACCTGGATTAGACATCCCTCCTGAATGGGAAATGGCTCAGACGTGTGCTTCAAGGCAGCTTGTTGATCACG AAATTAATTACAATGTACGAGAAGTGTTAAGATTACCACCGGCAACGGCACTGGAAGTTTTGAGAGGTCATCTAATAGTGAG GTGTGTTTGTCGTCGGTTGGGGGAGCGAGACAGTGAGGAAGTTGGCAGTGCCAGTATCAGCCTTATGGATTTATGGCAGCTTAATGGATCACAGGTTAATGTGCCACTTTTTAGGACACAAGTCCATAGTGGTCAAGATTCTCTTACTAGAAGGCAAGGAAAAAAGGGAAAGAAAAGAGAAGAATGTATAGAAGAGTCTTTTGCACAGTTGACCTTTACTGCCCGATTAGGATTGGCTCTTGGTCGCACAGCAGGTCAAAACGATGGGAAATTAGAGAATTTGGATATACCTTCAAAAGCTTTTGAAAAGTTTGAAAATTCGAGTGAAGCCTCTCCTGATTGTCTAACAAGACGTGTGCATTTGGCTTCTAAATCATCAGAAGATATCTATAATTCAGAAAAATTATCTGAAAGAGATGTTGCACACAGATTTCTTGATTCACCAACTTACTTAAACTTGGGTAATGACAGACACCCAATTACAGATAAAAGACAATCAAATCATCATCTGAAACCAAGACTAACCATCCCTGATGACTCGGTACAAGGGTCAGCTTTTAACTCCATATATGCCCCAACACACATTAACTCAAATGAGAAAGTTTCTAGGGGTATTTGGCAATATCCTGCAAGCCAAAGTAAGGTTGAAATTGTTAATAGTATTCTAGGGCACTCCTTCGAGTCCAAAACTCTCGGCTCTAATGATACAGCATTTCAAGGTTACCATGGTTCATTTCTTACTGGCATAAATGGATATGAAAATCCCAATAACAAACCCATAGAGAGTGGTGGCGAGTCACCATGTATAAGAACGGCCTCTGAATTCACTGCTGATTTTATAAATTATGACTCCTTGAGCCAGAAACCTGCCATTGAGCTCAAACGAGAGGAACGAGGAGGAACCTGTAGAATACACTTGGAGATTCTTAAAGGAAGAAATCTGCCATTACTAGAAGGGCCAGATGGCACCCCAAGACCACCAAACTCCTACGTAAGAACAACCATAGGATCTCATAACATCCTCACCAATGTTTATCAGGAATCTGATAATCCAGTATGGAGTTTTGCTACTGACGTACTTCTCCCATATTCGCAGCTCACTCAG ACTGATGGAAGTCTTATCCTGAAAGTACATCACACACAAGTGTGTCATAGAACGTCAGTTGAAGATCTCCTCCTGGGCTTTGTTTGTGTGGATGCCACCTCCATATGGAGTGGCCATGTGTCTCTATGTGGCTGGTATCCTTTGCTGGATCTCCGTGGTGCTGTTAGGGGGCACGTGAAG GTTTCACTCACTCCACATGAGCCTCCTCAAACCATAACTCCAACAAGCCACTGGTTTTCAGTCAGCCTACAAGAGCATACAAGTTATTACCCACCATCAAGCCCTTGCCAGTCAAGACATTCCTATCCACAGTATACAACACATGCTAGTGAAGTACATTCAGAACCGCAACATCTTTATTCAAGAAATGATACGGGAATCCCTACCATAGCATCTCTAGATAGATCCTCGAGTGCTTTTTCACAGCTTTCTCCAAGGTCTCGCAGAAGAAATTACAGCCAGGCTGGACAGTGTATGCAGGACCACTCTTCCGTGGAAACTGGGAGAGTTTCAAATCCCAATCTTGATTCTCACTTATATACTAATTTCTCTTCTGTGGTGGATTCTGAATCAGTTACTGATGATCATATAGTTCATAATGAATCTGGTTCTGGTAATGAAATATCTCAATCATTTGTAGGAGTTCCAGATGATGATCATTCCCATTATTTAAGCAGGAAAACTTCGAACATTCCAATTTTCTCGCACAATAAAATTTCAGATAAAACATCAAATGTCATAAGTGATAAAGCCAAACAGAACAGTGCCTTGCCCAAAGTTTTGTATAAAGAAGATGAAAATGTTTGTCCAAATACATCTGTTGTTAGTCAAGGTTATTGTAGGCACAAAGGTTCAATTATTGTTAAAGGAGTAAATGCTGACTTTAATGAGGCATCCCATTTAATGGAAACACCTTTAAAAGACACTAGTAATTACAGTTCATGTAAGCATCCATCGGAGAGGGAAAATGTAAAAATGTTTAAAGATTCCATAATTCTTTCTCATTTTCAAATgcagaaaaaaaatgaaatgagtaAGGAATCTAAAGTAAAAAAAGAATTAATCCCAAGCAATATCCCTCCTGGTGGAAAATGTGAGTTAAATAATAAAGGATCCATTTCAAGTACAGGCAAAGAATACTCATCCACTGATAACCAGCAATTGGTAGCAGATCAAAAATTATCTGAGAACAGGCCAAGTTCATGCCTGAAGGTGCCTGGTAGTCCATCATTAAGAGCAAAACACGTGACCTTTGCCCATAAATTAGTTCACCACCAGTGCAATGATGCAGAAAATGGAGATCACTGCTCCcaagacaagacaaacaggagaCTTCAGTTGTTTTCTCAGATGTCCAGGACACCTCAAGCAACTAGTCCAGAGATATCTACAGATTGCAACATCGACAAAGAGGGTAGAAGAACAGGGACATCGAGGGGTCAGATTGTGTCGCAGCCTACGAAGGTAGAAGAGTCGGACTTACAGGTAGTGCCGTGTAGGGAGGGGGACACGCAGATTGTAACAACGACTGTTAGTGTACAAGGCAGTAAGACCTTGAATGCCGTACCAAGTTATGGCATCCCCACCTCGTGCGACAAGAATAGAGCAGATCTTATCATGGCCTTCTCTTGGATGAATCAAACATCAGGTTATGACACTCCATGTGTTTCTTATATTGAATCAAAGCAACAGCCTAAGCAAAACAGTCAAAAATCTTATGGCAACTGTACTTCCAGTGATAGTGCACCATCTGCTGATATAAGAAAAACATCTATAGAACCCAACAGTATCTTACAGAAGAAATCGAGAAAATTTAGAAGTAGGTTAGCAGCAAACTTTTCCTTAAAATGA